A genomic segment from Aegilops tauschii subsp. strangulata cultivar AL8/78 chromosome 1, Aet v6.0, whole genome shotgun sequence encodes:
- the LOC109756955 gene encoding CASP-like protein 4B4 → MADAPAVDVEKAGAPAGGGPDGSGGGGAVGAIVGRWRRQDLLDKSGSALRAAAWAFSLLAFLVMVANEHGDWRQFDHYEEYRYIVAVGLLAFIYTTLQLVRHGVRLSGGQDLQSKVGLLVDFAGDQATAYLLMSALSAAIPITNRMREGSDNVFTDSSAASISMAFFAFVCLALSALISGFKLSKQTYI, encoded by the exons ATGGCCGACGCTCCCGCCGTCGACGTGGAGAAGGCCGGAGCGCCGGCTGGAGGGGGCCCCGACggctccggcggaggcggcgcggTGGGCGCGATCGTCGGGCGCTGGCGGCGGCAGGACCTCCTGGACAAATCCGGGTCGgcgctgcgggcggcggcgtgggcgtTCTCCCTGCTCGCCTTCCTCGTCATGGTCGCCAACGAGCACGGCGACTGGAGGCAGTTCGACCACTACGAGGAGTACAG GTACATCGTGGCGGTGGGGCTGCTGGCGTTCATCTACACCACGCTGCAGCTGGTGCGGCACGGCGTCCGGCTCAGCGGCGGCCAGGACCTGCAGAGCAAGGTCGGCCTGCTCGTCGACTTCGCCGGGGATCAG GCAACGGCGTACCTTCTGATGTCCGCGTTGTCTGCTGCAATCCCGATCACAAACCGCATGCGGGAGGGCTCGGACAACGTGTTCACTGACTCGTCCGCTGCCTCGATTAGCATGGCCTTCTTCGCCTTTGTTTGCCTCGCGCTCTCGGCTCTCATCTCAGGTTTCAAGCTGTCCAAGCAGACCTACATATGA